In Salinibaculum sp. SYNS191, the genomic window GGCAGAGCAGGCCGCGGACGAGCGCACGCAGGTCGCGCGGAGCAGGTCGCTGCTCGGTGCCATCGAACGACCGCGCGCCGACCGTCTGCTGGACGCGACACGGGAGGATACGATGGCCGATGGCATCGCGAGACTGCGACGCGACGGGACGGTACTGGGTGTGCTGGGGCTGAGCCACCTCGACACCGTGGCCGACGCGGTTGCGAACGGCACAGAATAGAGGGAGACTGCGGCTCGAACGTCTTACAATCGGAGAACAGCGACCGGTTGACGCCTCTCACATAGCCTGACAGTGCACGCTCTCATACAGCCCGACAGTGCACGGCTGGCGGCAGCGCAGGTGGTGCACTACCACTCCGGAGGCGCCGACGGCGCGCCCGTCGGCCGGTAAGCTGGTCGTAAACCAGCCAGGTTGTGAAAGGTGGCGTCCCTGGACAAGTCCGTCAGTACGGCGGTGATTCGGCCTCGACGACGTCGGCCAGGTTGTCGAGTTCGTCGGCCAGCATGACCACGAAGTCGTCCAGTGTCACGATGCCGCTCATCGCGCCGTCGGTATCGACGACCGGCATCCGTCGCACGGAGTGTTCGAGCATCGTTTCGATGGCCGCGAAGATGCCGTCGTCCTCGTAGACCGTTGCCATCGCCGAGGTCATGATGTCGCCGGCGCTCACGTCCTCGGGTTCCGCCCGCGGTTCGAGCACCTCCAGCACCAGGTCCCTGTCTGTGACGATACCGACCGGGCGGTCGTCGTCGACGATGACGACGCTCCCGACGTTCTCCTCACGCATCACGGTCGCCAGGTTCCCGGCGGACTGGTCGCGGTGCGCGGTCATTACTCCAGTTCGAGCGACGTCTGAGACTGGCATGGGTACACCACCCGGCGATGGAGCGGCGAGTCACAATGGTATGAGCCACTTAGCCGCTGGCCGAATCGACAACACCGGCCCTACCCACTGCGCGGCGCGATATGGGCGAGCGTACCCAGAAAGAGGGAACCGGACAGCAAAGAACGGGTCACGGGTCTGCTCTATGCGGTCGGCAGTTACAGCGGGTCCAGACGTCCCTCGTCGTCCCTGATGAGGCGCTCGATGTCCTCCTCGCGCGTCGAGGCCTGGTCCTCGATGTTGTCCGCCGCGTCGACTGCCT contains:
- a CDS encoding CBS domain-containing protein; translated protein: MPVSDVARTGVMTAHRDQSAGNLATVMREENVGSVVIVDDDRPVGIVTDRDLVLEVLEPRAEPEDVSAGDIMTSAMATVYEDDGIFAAIETMLEHSVRRMPVVDTDGAMSGIVTLDDFVVMLADELDNLADVVEAESPPY